A region of Notolabrus celidotus isolate fNotCel1 chromosome 4, fNotCel1.pri, whole genome shotgun sequence DNA encodes the following proteins:
- the LOC117811175 gene encoding B-cadherin-like, translating into MGAAGFAVLAVLSVVLQASAELTTEEPTCLPGFEADMMIFKVNRKHLSQGRRLGRVPFTVCTEGTGYLVRSADTRFTMQRDGTLVVKRQVILHDGHVDVLVNYTDLRGRKMSVTVRIVHQGHHHGHHNGHHNGEHSEQQGGPHHEPHQGHHSGHHNGQHHEQQDGPHHGHHNGQQHEQLDGPHHGHHNGQQHEQQDGPHHGHHNGQQHEHQHQHHHKDHHEHQNGHQHKEHGNVGRHHEDDTHHVQLQELPKVDPTIKTESGTDSSVPVVIFPKSRKGLSRRKRDWVIPDINVSENDRGPYPLKVSQIRSNEDKIKKIFYSITGPGADEHPAGLFTMDRLSGNLYLTQPLDREAQDQYKFQAYAVADGSGNAEEPMEIIVNVLDQNDNKPTFEQTTFIGEVPESSPNGYEIIKVLGTDLDQPNTDNSDIRYRILSQDPVLPSDNLFVINSHTGAIRINAGGLDREKYPKYTLKVQVADMMGEGLTGEANVILTVTDSNDNAPIFTQPSYAASVPENKVGVQILTMSVTDGDEPHSPAWNAKFNIVDGDPGGLFSIKTGPNKQEGIISTAKGLDFEKISKHTLLVAVENDAPFATPLPTATATVVVTVIDVNEPPVFDPIEKTVSKKENLALEADVVQYTASDPDTARKQKVTYKIVHDPAGWLDVNKDTGLIKVKSEMDRESLFVKDNKYTALVGAIDNDEVPATGTGTLMIQLEDVNDNAPTIVERFISVCNKNSISQFLSVTDKDGPGFTSPYSVSLQGMSKSNWTARMNETKTGIILNLAQELPPGEYTVVLRVADNEGEEQDSTIQAKVCDCSGEEVTCTDRRAGGVGLPLILGILAGILLLLMLVLLLLLFARRRKGEKKEPLLQDDDVRDNIYFYDEEGGGEDDQDYDLGVLHRGLDNRPEVFRNDVMPISMAGPRFRPRPTDPEEIGNFIDDNLKAADNDPTAPPYDSLLVFDYEGGGSDAGSLSSLNSSSSGDQDYDCFSEWGPRFKKLADMYGGGEDDDML; encoded by the exons ATGGGTGCCGCGGGATTTGCGGTTTTGGCTGTTTTAAGCGTGGTTTTACAG GCCTCAGCCGAGCTCACCACTGAGGAGCCAACATGTCTCCCTGGATTCGAGGCGGATATGATGATTTTCAAAGTGAACAGAAAGCACTTGTCTCAAGGCAGGAGACTGGGCAGAG TGCCCTTCACCGTCTGTACAGAAGGCACAGGATACCTGGTCCGCAGCGCTGACACGCGGTTCACGATGCAGCGAGACGGGACATTGGTG GTAAAGAGACAAGTCATCCTCCATGACGGACATGTGGACGTCTTGGTGAACTACACAGACTTGCGTGGACGCAAAATGAGTGTTACCGTCAGGATAGTGCACCAGGGGCATCACCACGGCCACCACAATGGACATCACAATGGAGAACACAGCGAGCAACAGGGTGGACCACACCACGAGCCACACCAAGGGCATCACAGTGGACATCACAATGGACAACACCATGAACAACAGGATGGACCACACCACGGGCATCACAATGGACAACAGCATGAACAACTCGATGGACCACACCACGGGCATCACAATGGACAACAGCATGAACAACAGGATGGACCACACCACGGGCATCACAATGGACAACAGCATgagcatcagcatcagcatcacCATAAGGACCATCACGAACATCAAAATGGGCATCAGCACAAGGAGCATGGGAATGTTGGGCGTCACCATGAAGACGACACGCATCATGTACAGCTCCAGGAGCTTCCTAAAGTGGACCCGACTATTAAAACAGAG aGTGGAACCGATTCGTCAGTCCCTGTTGTGATTTTCCCTAAGTCACGGAAAGGActgagcaggaggaagagggactGGGTTATTCCTGACATCAACGTTAGTGAGAACGACAGAGGACCATATCCCCTCAAAGTGTCTCAG ATCCGTTCCAATGAGGATAAGATAAAGAAGATCTTCTACAGCATCACTGGTCCAGGAGCTGATGAACACCCTGCAGGCCTTTTCACCATGGACCGACTCAGCGGTAATCTGTATCTCACACAGCCTCTGGACAGAGAGGCTCAAGACCAATACAAG TTTCAAGCGTATGCTGTGGCAGACGGTTCAGGAAACGCAGAGGAGCCTATGGAAATCATAGTGAACGTACTCGACCAGAACGACAACAAACCAACTTTTGAACAGACCACCTTCATTGGAGAAGTTCCCGAGTCCTCACCGAACG GCTATGAGATCATTAAAGTGTTGGGCACAGATCTTGACCagccaaacacagacaactcaGATATCCGCTACCGTATTCTATCGCAGGACCCCGTGCTGCCCAGCGATAACTTATTTGTCATCAACTCCCACACTGGAGCGATCCGAATCAACGCTGGTGGTCTGGACAGAGAG AAATACCCAAAGTACACTCTGAAAGTACAAGTAGCAGACATGATGGGAGAAGGCTTGACGGGGGAGGCGAATGTCATCCTCACGGTCACCGACAGCAACGACAACGCTCCAATCTTCACTCAGCCCTCT TATGCTGCATCAGTTCCAGAAAATAAAGTAGGCGTCCAGATCCTTACCATGTCGGTAACAGATGGTGACGAGCCGCATTCCCCAGCCTGGAACGCCAAGTTCAACATTGTGGACGGTGACCCTGGAGGACTTTTCTCAATTAAAACTGGACCTAACAAACAAGAAGGAATCATTTCAACCGCCAAG GGTCTCGACTTTGAGAAAATCTCCAAGCACACTCTGTTGGTCGCCGTAGAAAATGACGCTCCTTTTGCGACTCCGCTGCCCACTGCCACCGCCACCGTGGTGGTGACGGTGATCGACGTCAATGAGCCTCCGGTCTTTGATCCTATAGAGAAGACAGTGTCAAAGAAGGAAAATCTGGCTTTGGAAGCTGACGTGGTTCAATACACTGCTTCTGACCCGGACACCGCGCGCAAACAGAAAGTCAC GTACAAGATAGTTCATGACCCTGCAGGCTGGCTGGACGTGAACAAAGACACAGGACTGATCAAGGTGAAAAGCGAAATGGACAGAGAATCCCTCTTCGTGAAGGACAACAAATATACAGCACTCGTCGGTGCAATTGACAACG ATGAAGTCCCAGCCACAGGAACGGGGACTCTAATGATTCAGCTTGAAGATGTCAACGACAATGCACCGACCATCGTAGAGCGTTTCATCAGC GTGTGCAACAAGAACTCGATTTCTCAGTTTTTGTCAGTGACGGATAAAGATGGACCGGGCTTTACTTCTCCGTACAGCGTCTCCTTACAGGGCATGTCCAAGTCCAACTGGACTGCCAGGATGAATGAAACCA AAACGGGCATCATCCTGAATCTAGCCCAGGAGCTTCCCCCAGGAGAGTACACAGTGGTCCTGAGGGTCGCAGACAACGAGGGCGAGGAGCAGGACAGCACCATCCAGGCCAAAGTGTGCGACTGCTCTGGGGAAGAAGTGACCTGCACAGACCGGAGGGCCGGTGGTGTCGGCCTGCCTCTAATCCTGGGAATACTGGCGGGAATCCTGTTGCTGCTCA tgctggtgctgctgctgctgctgttcgcCAGACGCAGAAAGGGTGAGAAGAAGGAGCCACTGCTGCAGGACGACGACGTCAGAGACAACATCTACTTCTATGATGAAGAGGGAGGCGGAGAGGACGATCAG GACTATGATCTGGGTGTTCTTCACCGCGGTCTGGACAACCGGCCTGAGGTCTTCAGGAACGATGTGATGCCAATCTCCATGGCAGGTCCTCGTTTCCGACCACGCCCTACCGACCCAGAGGAAATCGGCAACTTCATTGATGAT AACCTGAAGGCAGCTGACAACGACCCAACAGCGCCCCCCTACGACTCCCTGCTGGTGTTTGACTACGAGGGCGGCGGCTCTGACGCGGGAAGCCTGTCCTCTCTGAACTCGTCGAGCAGCGGAGACCAGGACTACGACTGCTTCAGCGAGTGGGGGCCACGCTTCAAGAAACTGGCCGACATGTACGGAGGAGGGGAAGACGACGATATGCTGTAA